The Mesorhizobium loti genome includes a region encoding these proteins:
- a CDS encoding N-acetylmuramoyl-L-alanine amidase: MSGFLPDEPRAEVRVSPNFGPRRDTLKPDMIVLHYTGMATGAGAEAWLCDPASEVSSHYLVHENGHIVQMVRESDRAWHAGKSSWFGRADINSCSVGIEIVNPGHSLGYPGFPRRQIDAVVGLCKGIAGRHSIAAERVLAHSDVAPGRKIDPGEKFPWRTLFDAGVGHLVAAAPVRRGATLTAGDAGGDVEMLQSMLALYGYGVEISGIFDRQTEIVVGAFQRHFRPRKVDGVADGSTLRTLQRLLASIRS, translated from the coding sequence ATGAGCGGCTTCCTGCCCGACGAGCCACGTGCCGAGGTCAGGGTATCGCCGAATTTCGGTCCGCGGCGCGACACACTCAAGCCTGATATGATCGTGCTGCACTACACCGGCATGGCGACCGGCGCCGGAGCCGAAGCGTGGCTGTGCGATCCGGCGAGCGAGGTCTCGTCGCATTATCTCGTGCATGAGAACGGCCACATCGTGCAGATGGTCAGGGAAAGCGACCGCGCCTGGCACGCCGGCAAGAGTTCGTGGTTCGGACGCGCCGACATCAATTCCTGTTCGGTCGGCATCGAGATCGTCAATCCGGGACATTCGCTGGGCTATCCCGGTTTCCCCAGGCGGCAGATCGATGCGGTGGTCGGGCTGTGCAAGGGGATTGCCGGTCGGCATTCGATCGCCGCCGAGCGTGTGCTGGCGCATTCCGACGTGGCGCCGGGGCGCAAGATCGACCCGGGCGAGAAGTTTCCGTGGCGGACGCTGTTCGATGCCGGTGTCGGCCATCTCGTGGCGGCCGCACCCGTCCGGCGAGGAGCCACGCTGACAGCTGGCGACGCCGGCGGCGATGTTGAGATGTTGCAGTCGATGCTGGCGCTCTACGGCTATGGCGTCGAGATATCGGGCATTTTCGACCGGCAGACAGAGATCGTCGTCGGGGCCTTCCAGCGGCATTTCCGGCCGCGCAAGGTGGATGGCGTTGCCGACGGCTCGACGCTGCGGACGCTACAAAGGCTGCTTGCTTCCATAAGGTCCTGA
- a CDS encoding DnaJ family molecular chaperone — protein sequence MSIWDRLGEFITRVSSSASSGVADVVEAVRTVFSGDADLRRRVAFSVAMIALSAKMAKADGIVTQDEVRAFQEIFDVPPKETRNVARLFDLAQRDVAGFETYAERMAQMCGSGHSNCVMLEDILDGLFHIAKADGLVHEHEGLFLHRIAEIFRIDEAHYESIMARHVNLGAGDPYVVLGIERGKPFEEVRKRYRKLVSDNHPDRLIARGLPQEFIKIATTRVAAINAAYEMIERGLRHA from the coding sequence ATGTCGATTTGGGATCGCCTCGGCGAGTTCATCACCCGCGTTTCATCTTCAGCCTCGTCGGGTGTCGCCGATGTCGTCGAGGCCGTGCGCACGGTTTTCTCCGGCGATGCGGATCTGCGCCGGCGTGTCGCCTTCTCGGTGGCCATGATCGCGCTGTCGGCCAAGATGGCCAAGGCCGATGGCATCGTCACCCAGGACGAGGTGCGCGCCTTCCAGGAAATCTTCGATGTGCCGCCGAAGGAGACGCGCAATGTGGCGCGGCTGTTCGATCTCGCTCAGCGCGACGTGGCCGGTTTCGAGACCTATGCCGAGCGGATGGCGCAGATGTGCGGTTCCGGGCATTCCAACTGCGTGATGCTGGAAGACATACTCGACGGCCTGTTCCACATCGCCAAGGCCGACGGCCTGGTGCATGAGCACGAAGGCCTCTTCCTGCACCGCATCGCCGAGATTTTCCGCATCGACGAGGCCCATTACGAGAGCATCATGGCGCGGCACGTCAATCTCGGCGCCGGGGATCCCTATGTCGTGCTCGGCATCGAGCGCGGCAAGCCGTTCGAAGAGGTCAGGAAGCGCTATCGCAAGCTGGTTTCCGACAATCATCCGGACCGGCTGATCGCGCGCGGCCTGCCGCAGGAATTCATCAAGATCGCGACGACCAGGGTGGCGGCGATCAATGCCGCCTATGAGATGATCGAGCGGGGCCTGCGCCACGCATGA
- a CDS encoding acyltransferase, whose amino-acid sequence MTTLELVEPRPLPETATKTLAYRPEVDGLRAVAIVPVLFFHAGIGGFANGYLGVDIFFVISGYLITSLLCDERRRTGTVSILGFYERRVRRIVPALVFVVASTTVGAWFLLTPIRMEEFAGSVVATFTFSANFWFLAQTHYFSTAADQQPLLHLWSLGVEEQFYVLFPLLILLTIRASDRTLAFGIAGLAAASLMLGQIVSMMSPDAAFYRPDTRAWQLLIGSVCAFVTIKNVPYRETVSIFGIALIGLSLFVLPGPVAPNLLSVPICLGTAFVLVSATARSGVGRALAAPGVTNIGLISYSLYLWHQPLLALARIQHMGALSPAMSFWILLVSAILAIATWHFVEAPFRNRGRFGRASIFAAGIAAAVALIGFGTGGNATAGYSFRYGELAAKYFEAVGVIDDQGSTRSKAIGMGVCHFRADMSPPIEQFLRDWKCTGSGEGASILVIGDSHAADKAAAFKLNGVDVAQMTGAGCSAAPSLMSADCRRIFDWVKEYAKTHRILALVIANMQFPNVIYTPERIDDALRFWQPVGGRIFWFSDMPQFVDIEDWKARNLIANGDASKGAIPITLAEAKSSFDTMHSKENGRFTTIDSKRLYCAISEQNDCAPYLAGQGWLATAGGHLSAVGAYLFGRQLLSDPDISLDIRRH is encoded by the coding sequence TTGACTACATTGGAACTCGTTGAGCCGCGACCGCTCCCCGAAACAGCAACCAAGACACTCGCCTATCGCCCAGAAGTGGACGGCCTTCGGGCCGTCGCCATTGTGCCCGTGCTGTTCTTTCATGCCGGTATTGGTGGCTTCGCCAACGGATATCTTGGCGTAGACATTTTCTTCGTCATCAGCGGTTACCTGATTACCAGCCTGCTGTGCGATGAGCGACGTCGGACCGGAACCGTATCAATTCTTGGTTTTTACGAACGCCGTGTTCGCAGGATCGTGCCTGCCCTAGTCTTCGTTGTGGCCTCAACCACCGTTGGTGCATGGTTCCTGCTGACGCCTATTCGGATGGAGGAATTCGCAGGCTCCGTGGTCGCCACCTTCACTTTCAGCGCCAACTTCTGGTTCTTGGCGCAAACCCACTACTTTTCTACTGCGGCAGACCAGCAGCCCTTACTCCATCTCTGGAGCCTGGGCGTCGAAGAGCAATTCTATGTGCTGTTCCCGCTGCTCATTCTGCTCACTATCAGAGCGTCAGACCGCACGCTCGCGTTCGGGATCGCTGGGCTTGCGGCGGCTTCCCTGATGTTGGGGCAGATAGTTTCAATGATGTCGCCCGACGCGGCGTTCTATCGCCCTGACACCAGGGCATGGCAACTCCTCATCGGGTCGGTTTGCGCATTCGTGACAATCAAGAATGTCCCATATCGGGAGACGGTTTCGATCTTCGGCATCGCGCTAATTGGTCTTTCCCTGTTTGTACTTCCAGGCCCGGTAGCGCCGAATTTGCTTTCCGTGCCTATATGTCTCGGAACTGCTTTTGTGCTTGTGTCAGCCACGGCTAGGAGCGGCGTCGGCCGAGCACTGGCGGCGCCAGGAGTTACCAATATCGGGTTGATTTCCTACTCGTTGTATCTTTGGCATCAACCGCTGCTAGCCTTGGCTAGAATTCAGCATATGGGCGCGCTCTCGCCAGCAATGTCATTCTGGATTTTGCTTGTCAGCGCCATATTGGCGATCGCCACGTGGCATTTTGTAGAGGCACCCTTCCGCAACCGAGGGCGATTCGGTCGAGCGTCGATATTTGCGGCCGGAATAGCCGCCGCAGTGGCGCTCATCGGCTTTGGAACCGGTGGTAACGCGACGGCAGGATACTCCTTTCGGTATGGTGAACTTGCCGCCAAATATTTTGAGGCTGTGGGTGTCATTGACGATCAAGGCAGCACGCGAAGCAAGGCGATCGGCATGGGAGTGTGCCATTTCCGCGCGGACATGAGCCCGCCAATCGAACAGTTCCTTCGCGATTGGAAATGCACCGGATCGGGCGAAGGTGCGTCAATTCTCGTGATCGGTGATAGCCACGCCGCCGACAAGGCCGCCGCTTTCAAGCTCAATGGCGTCGATGTTGCCCAGATGACCGGTGCCGGGTGCTCAGCGGCTCCAAGCCTCATGAGTGCGGACTGCCGCCGGATTTTTGATTGGGTCAAAGAGTACGCCAAAACTCACAGAATCCTCGCTCTCGTCATCGCGAACATGCAGTTCCCGAACGTTATCTACACGCCCGAGCGGATCGATGATGCGCTGCGATTTTGGCAGCCAGTGGGTGGCCGGATATTCTGGTTCAGCGATATGCCGCAGTTTGTCGACATCGAAGATTGGAAGGCGAGGAATCTCATTGCCAACGGAGACGCTTCGAAAGGCGCCATTCCGATCACTCTCGCGGAGGCGAAGAGCAGTTTTGACACCATGCACAGCAAGGAAAACGGGCGCTTCACGACAATCGATTCCAAGCGACTGTACTGCGCCATATCGGAACAGAATGACTGCGCGCCCTATCTCGCCGGCCAAGGCTGGCTGGCAACAGCGGGTGGCCATCTTTCAGCCGTGGGCGCCTACCTCTTCGGTCGCCAGCTTCTAAGCGATCCCGATATCAGCCTAGATATTCGACGCCACTAG
- a CDS encoding cystathionine gamma-lyase, translated as MSETAKSRAAALPHLRRGGLAMGDSIPLPLTMAAIFHAPGDATGFNQYGRFSNPTWDAVEHMLAHLEDAPCVAFPSGMAAISAAFFAVLKTGDRILIPSDGYHTTRALADRFLKPLGITYDVRPTSTFLDGGFDGYRLAFVETPANPGLDICDIAAVADAAHKAGAILVVDNTTMTPFGQRPLDHGADIVVAADTKAPNGHSDVLFGHVASRNADIIAAVTGWREVSGSIPGPFEAWLVHRGLETLDVRFDRMCSSAEVIARRLQGHRAISGLRYPGLEGDPSHNLARAQMERFGFLISFELASEDKAEVFINNCDLMQAATSFGGVHTSAERRLKRGDAVPAGFVRLSVGCEPVEELWKAIETSLDKISG; from the coding sequence ATGTCTGAAACAGCAAAGTCACGCGCTGCAGCACTTCCTCATTTGCGTCGCGGCGGGCTTGCCATGGGCGATTCCATCCCGCTGCCCCTGACCATGGCCGCCATTTTTCACGCGCCCGGCGACGCCACCGGCTTCAACCAGTACGGCCGCTTCAGCAATCCGACCTGGGATGCGGTCGAGCATATGCTGGCCCATCTGGAGGACGCGCCCTGCGTCGCCTTTCCATCAGGAATGGCGGCGATCTCGGCGGCGTTTTTTGCCGTGCTCAAAACTGGCGACCGTATCCTGATACCTTCCGACGGCTATCACACGACGCGGGCTTTGGCCGATCGCTTCCTCAAGCCGCTCGGCATCACCTACGATGTCAGGCCGACCTCGACTTTCCTCGATGGCGGCTTCGATGGCTATCGCCTTGCCTTTGTCGAAACCCCTGCCAATCCGGGGCTGGATATCTGCGATATCGCGGCCGTCGCCGACGCTGCCCACAAGGCCGGCGCGATCCTTGTGGTCGACAACACGACCATGACGCCGTTCGGCCAGCGGCCGCTCGACCATGGCGCCGATATCGTCGTTGCCGCAGACACCAAGGCGCCCAACGGCCATTCCGATGTGCTGTTCGGCCATGTTGCCAGCCGCAATGCCGACATCATCGCCGCCGTGACCGGCTGGCGCGAGGTTTCCGGCAGCATTCCCGGACCGTTCGAAGCCTGGCTGGTGCATCGCGGCCTCGAAACACTGGATGTGCGCTTCGACCGCATGTGCTCCTCGGCGGAGGTGATCGCCCGGCGGCTGCAGGGTCACCGCGCAATCAGCGGCCTGCGTTATCCCGGGCTGGAAGGCGACCCGTCGCACAACCTAGCCCGCGCCCAGATGGAGCGCTTCGGCTTTCTCATCTCGTTCGAGCTCGCCTCGGAGGACAAGGCCGAGGTTTTCATCAACAATTGCGACCTGATGCAGGCCGCGACATCCTTCGGCGGCGTCCATACCTCCGCCGAGCGGCGCTTGAAGCGAGGTGATGCGGTCCCCGCCGGTTTCGTTCGCCTCTCGGTCGGCTGCGAACCGGTGGAAGAGCTCTGGAAGGCGATCGAGACGTCACTGGACAAGATCAGCGGCTGA